The following proteins are co-located in the Methanobacterium sp. Maddingley MBC34 genome:
- a CDS encoding putative membrane-associated protein (PFAM: SNARE associated Golgi protein): MISLVEFFSETVIHLIESLGYWGIFLGMTIESACIPLPSEIIMTFAGYVVWEGKMAFWGVVLMGTLGNLVGSLIAYYVGWWGGRPLLEKYGKYILITHNKLNLADEWFEKYGHEAVLISRMLPGLRTFISLPAGITHMNLKKFILYTVLGSLPWCFVLTYIGVLMGPNWTTIESYFHYLDILVGMGLVIFIAYIIYHYRGKEHID, translated from the coding sequence ATGATCAGCTTGGTAGAATTTTTTAGTGAAACAGTAATTCATTTAATAGAATCCTTAGGTTACTGGGGTATCTTCTTGGGCATGACCATAGAAAGTGCCTGTATTCCATTGCCCAGTGAAATCATAATGACTTTCGCCGGATACGTAGTTTGGGAAGGTAAAATGGCCTTTTGGGGAGTGGTCCTTATGGGAACCCTTGGAAACTTAGTAGGGTCTTTAATCGCTTATTACGTAGGATGGTGGGGCGGAAGGCCTCTTCTTGAAAAATATGGTAAATACATTCTTATAACTCACAACAAACTGAATTTGGCTGATGAATGGTTCGAAAAATACGGGCATGAAGCAGTGCTCATAAGCAGAATGCTTCCAGGCTTAAGAACATTCATATCCCTACCAGCGGGAATTACCCACATGAACCTGAAAAAATTTATTTTATACACAGTACTTGGATCTCTACCCTGGTGTTTTGTTCTAACTTACATAGGAGTACTCATGGGCCCAAATTGGACTACAATTGAAAGTTATTTCCATTACCTCGACATTTTAGTTGGAATGGGATTAGTGATATTCATCGCCTACATAATTTATCACTACCGTGGAAAAGAACACATTGATTAA
- a CDS encoding formylmethanofuran dehydrogenase subunit C (PFAM: GXGXG motif), protein MFKIFGRESDEEGERELLEIEVTETVDCLADFTFNFHWQHKGEKLDPTWNIPGNDLTFGKVVEHLKNQGDVRINGDTGHRLASSMGVDLQYFKGTGRDIPVGDIYVDGNVDTRMGISMTRGSIYVKGKMNEPMGNLVEVNSNKKGYRQFRSITDITTNGLGGDKLVGCQFAGKRFIINDGTVKDTVGARLDADVNIIKQGNVDLSTGILMRKGTIRINGNAGKNTGALLNGGTIIIDGNTDDFTAIDMIKGTIIINGNAGKFLAANKKKGIILAKNGSPIPPVDEKPLQSADQQLLISQGFNPSGFKKFE, encoded by the coding sequence ATGTTTAAAATCTTCGGCCGTGAATCAGATGAAGAAGGAGAAAGGGAACTTCTGGAAATAGAAGTAACTGAAACTGTGGACTGTCTGGCTGATTTTACCTTCAACTTTCACTGGCAGCACAAGGGCGAGAAACTGGACCCCACTTGGAATATCCCAGGAAACGATTTAACCTTCGGTAAAGTGGTAGAACACCTTAAAAACCAGGGTGATGTACGTATCAATGGTGATACCGGACACCGCCTTGCCAGCAGCATGGGGGTAGACCTGCAGTACTTCAAAGGAACAGGACGTGACATCCCGGTGGGAGACATCTACGTGGATGGAAATGTTGACACCCGTATGGGTATCAGCATGACCCGTGGCAGCATCTATGTCAAAGGGAAAATGAACGAACCCATGGGAAACCTGGTTGAAGTAAACTCAAATAAGAAGGGTTACCGGCAGTTTAGAAGCATAACTGACATCACCACCAATGGACTGGGTGGTGACAAACTAGTTGGCTGCCAGTTTGCAGGGAAAAGATTCATAATTAATGATGGTACAGTGAAGGACACCGTGGGTGCCCGTTTAGATGCTGACGTGAATATAATTAAACAGGGAAATGTTGACCTCTCCACAGGGATACTCATGCGCAAAGGCACCATCAGAATAAACGGGAATGCAGGTAAAAACACCGGTGCACTCTTAAACGGCGGCACAATCATCATTGATGGAAACACCGACGACTTTACTGCCATTGACATGATTAAAGGTACAATCATTATTAATGGAAATGCAGGTAAGTTTTTAGCCGCCAACAAAAAAAAGGGAATTATTCTGGCTAAAAATGGAAGTCCCATACCCCCGGTAGACGAGAAACCACTCCAGAGTGCTGACCAGCAGTTACTCATTAGCCAGGGTTTTAATCCCAGTGGTTTTAAGAAGTTTGAGTAA
- a CDS encoding hypothetical protein (PFAM: Protein of unknown function (DUF2283)), producing the protein MMIKELKMKQDYDASNDSLFIYAAENHNYKESLEVSSNIILDFDEDYIPRAIEILGASKILNINKNSLKHLSNVDVLVDVSEELVHIKASFTVSNQETIGKPLDVKTINDLSLPQLQAHFELGKV; encoded by the coding sequence ATGATGATTAAAGAACTCAAAATGAAACAGGATTATGATGCTTCAAATGATTCTTTATTTATTTATGCAGCTGAAAATCACAACTATAAAGAATCATTGGAAGTTAGCTCCAATATTATCCTTGATTTTGATGAAGATTACATTCCTAGGGCTATAGAAATTTTAGGCGCTTCTAAAATATTAAATATCAATAAAAATTCTCTTAAACATCTTTCTAATGTGGATGTTCTGGTGGATGTAAGTGAGGAACTGGTTCACATAAAAGCTTCTTTCACAGTTTCAAATCAGGAAACCATTGGAAAACCATTAGATGTTAAGACTATTAATGATCTGAGTTTGCCACAACTTCAGGCACATTTTGAACTGGGAAAAGTTTAA
- a CDS encoding DNA polymerase III, gamma/tau subunit (PFAM: ATPase family associated with various cellular activities (AAA); Rad17 cell cycle checkpoint protein) yields the protein MLWTEKYSPQTMKDVLGNKKAIEEIENWVESWDHGDPQKCLLLVGPPGTGKTTLAHLVAGEFSDHIELNASDKRSYDIIMNTVGEASASVSLFGQGGRKLIILDEVDGLHGNEDRGGIRAINKIIKEGHHPMIMMANDLYSKRIQSLKSKCQLIKINKVHTNSIVALLKRICAKEGVDFEEHVLRTLAKRSRGDLRSAINDLQVIAQGKDSVTSEDLEVISQKDDINNIFDSVRTVLKSKNPRHIRDALRLEAQPGFILEQITENIPREYEKPEEIEKAYNAVAEADVYLGRAFHTRHYGYWKYTYDLMGVGVALAKDETYKKFSKYTSSTFYSKLSKNRAKRDLRDRVATKIGAKLHTSRKVAIEYFPYYEIMFEGDDLARDLADYFDLDDAEVKQFRSRKIKKRKVKKAPKTPKTKTTPKKTSKKSTKPIDKSSKNISNDSKDSKEVEEIAITKDTKSRDKVKNKKDNSSKTTSKDKRDSGKSESKDDGKQVSLFSFK from the coding sequence ATGTTGTGGACTGAGAAATACAGTCCCCAGACTATGAAGGATGTTCTGGGGAATAAAAAGGCCATTGAAGAAATTGAAAACTGGGTGGAAAGCTGGGATCATGGAGATCCCCAGAAGTGCCTGCTTCTGGTAGGGCCGCCTGGCACCGGGAAAACCACCCTAGCCCATCTGGTGGCTGGTGAGTTCTCAGACCATATAGAACTCAATGCCAGTGATAAAAGATCCTACGACATAATCATGAACACCGTTGGCGAGGCATCAGCTTCTGTCTCCCTCTTTGGTCAGGGCGGTCGCAAACTCATAATCCTGGATGAAGTGGATGGACTCCATGGAAATGAGGACCGTGGTGGGATAAGAGCCATAAACAAGATCATCAAGGAAGGTCATCATCCCATGATCATGATGGCCAACGACCTTTACAGTAAACGCATACAGAGCCTTAAATCTAAATGTCAGCTTATAAAAATCAACAAGGTGCACACTAATTCCATTGTTGCACTTTTAAAAAGAATCTGTGCCAAGGAAGGAGTTGATTTTGAGGAGCACGTTCTCAGGACACTGGCCAAAAGATCCCGTGGGGATCTGCGATCTGCAATTAACGATCTACAGGTGATTGCCCAGGGAAAGGATTCTGTAACCTCAGAGGATCTGGAAGTCATATCACAGAAGGATGATATTAACAATATTTTCGACTCGGTCAGAACCGTGCTTAAAAGCAAAAATCCCCGGCATATCCGTGATGCACTCCGATTAGAGGCGCAGCCGGGATTCATCCTGGAGCAGATAACCGAGAACATTCCCAGGGAGTATGAAAAGCCAGAGGAAATTGAAAAGGCTTATAATGCAGTGGCTGAAGCAGACGTGTACCTGGGAAGGGCATTCCACACGCGACACTACGGTTACTGGAAGTACACCTACGACCTCATGGGCGTGGGAGTGGCCCTGGCCAAGGATGAGACCTACAAGAAATTCAGCAAGTACACCAGTTCAACATTTTACAGTAAACTCTCCAAGAACCGGGCCAAAAGGGACCTCAGAGACAGGGTAGCAACCAAGATCGGAGCCAAACTGCACACATCCCGAAAGGTGGCCATTGAATACTTCCCCTACTATGAGATAATGTTTGAGGGAGATGACCTGGCCAGGGACCTTGCAGACTACTTCGACCTGGATGATGCAGAGGTTAAACAGTTCCGGAGCAGGAAGATAAAAAAGAGGAAAGTGAAGAAGGCTCCTAAAACTCCTAAAACTAAAACTACACCAAAAAAGACTTCCAAAAAGAGTACAAAACCAATAGATAAATCTTCTAAAAATATTTCCAATGATTCTAAGGATTCTAAAGAAGTGGAAGAAATAGCCATTACAAAGGATACCAAATCCAGGGATAAAGTAAAAAATAAGAAAGATAATTCTTCAAAAACTACATCCAAGGATAAAAGGGATTCTGGAAAGTCCGAATCCAAAGATGATGGGAAGCAGGTTTCACTTTTCAGTTTTAAATGA
- a CDS encoding putative membrane protein (PFAM: Domain of unknown function (DUF368)) produces MRKIEIYRDTILIFLRGLLMGTADVIPGVSGGTMALITGIYQRLVHAISQINANFLLAAFKGDFAKSKEELLKWDFNLFIPLLAGIGVAVLTMSKVMTVMLTVYTAPTFAFFFGLILASAGFVYKHVDELNFKNIAFLVIGLVFAIIFVGLNPIQANHTLPIIFLSGMVAICAMILPGISGAFLLLLLNQYEYMLAALNQLKFVDIITFCLGALIGILSFSRLLNYLLEHHKSVTMAFLVGLMIGTLRLPYDRIVTSMDSVIPVIVAAVIGFVLVIILEKQFEKYHLHWEA; encoded by the coding sequence ATGCGAAAAATCGAGATATACAGGGATACTATTTTAATATTCTTGCGTGGGTTATTAATGGGCACAGCTGATGTGATCCCTGGAGTTTCCGGGGGGACCATGGCTCTGATTACTGGTATTTACCAGAGACTGGTACATGCCATTAGTCAGATAAATGCCAATTTCCTTTTAGCAGCCTTCAAAGGTGATTTTGCAAAATCCAAGGAAGAACTCTTAAAATGGGATTTCAATTTGTTCATACCTTTACTGGCTGGAATTGGGGTGGCGGTTTTAACCATGTCTAAGGTCATGACAGTAATGCTCACAGTGTACACTGCCCCTACATTTGCATTCTTCTTTGGTCTTATCTTGGCATCGGCTGGTTTCGTTTACAAGCATGTTGATGAGCTTAATTTCAAGAATATTGCATTTTTGGTCATTGGTCTTGTTTTTGCCATAATATTTGTGGGATTAAACCCCATACAGGCTAACCATACTCTACCAATCATTTTCCTGTCGGGGATGGTGGCTATATGTGCAATGATTCTTCCGGGTATCTCTGGAGCGTTTCTTTTGCTTCTTTTAAATCAGTATGAATACATGCTGGCCGCCTTAAATCAACTTAAATTTGTGGATATCATCACATTTTGTTTGGGAGCATTGATTGGTATTCTGTCTTTTTCACGCCTCTTGAATTACCTTTTGGAACATCACAAATCAGTGACCATGGCTTTCCTGGTTGGGTTGATGATAGGAACTCTAAGATTACCTTATGATAGGATTGTAACCTCTATGGATTCCGTTATCCCGGTGATAGTTGCAGCTGTGATTGGATTTGTTCTGGTGATAATACTGGAAAAACAGTTCGAGAAATACCATCTGCATTGGGAGGCTTAA
- a CDS encoding putative protein family UPF0547 (PFAM: Uncharacterised protein family UPF0547) encodes MDKEETDYNYCPECGEQVKESSKKCEECGTSFEMEKYQKSEYSNVQPTNKLILLIIITGGLYQIYWFYRNWRDFKEHKNLDISPGLRTVGLFIPFVNLYFVGTQFKDLKDYEEEAGVKPFSLYAVVISWVVLLYLSSRLGFYENPFTGLISLFLSCCMVIPFSMVQKTLNEYWLKEQGDLPRRKGLSLGEIITLFMGLILLILALIGILLMFLMI; translated from the coding sequence ATGGATAAAGAAGAAACTGACTATAATTATTGCCCTGAGTGTGGTGAACAAGTTAAAGAAAGTTCCAAAAAGTGTGAAGAATGTGGGACATCGTTTGAAATGGAAAAATATCAAAAAAGTGAATATTCCAATGTGCAGCCTACAAACAAATTGATCTTACTTATAATCATTACAGGTGGGTTATATCAGATATACTGGTTCTACCGTAATTGGAGGGATTTTAAAGAACATAAAAATCTGGATATAAGTCCCGGTCTTAGAACTGTGGGCCTTTTCATACCCTTCGTCAATTTATATTTCGTAGGAACACAATTTAAGGATTTGAAAGATTATGAAGAGGAAGCTGGTGTTAAACCCTTCTCATTATACGCAGTGGTCATCAGTTGGGTTGTATTATTATACTTATCATCGAGGTTGGGATTTTATGAAAATCCATTTACCGGTCTGATATCCCTGTTTTTGTCTTGCTGTATGGTTATTCCATTTTCCATGGTTCAAAAAACTTTAAATGAATACTGGTTGAAAGAACAGGGGGATTTACCTAGGCGCAAGGGCCTTTCTCTTGGGGAGATCATTACTCTGTTTATGGGGTTGATTTTATTGATATTGGCATTAATCGGAATTCTTTTAATGTTTTTAATGATTTAA